The following coding sequences are from one Candidatus Bathyarchaeota archaeon window:
- a CDS encoding aminoglycoside phosphotransferase family protein, translating into MPELQLDKLSEYLRGVYGADVEIRYVGELGKRKVGARKPRKKLKGFGYGVPYRVEFMVNGKLKRVILETMRSSGFGHNHFSDRAQVSLWQHSVFNRLPKHARSVDVGAFTREGSLKSLGDCTEFFIVMDMVRGWPYFRDLDRIRGRGRLSRLDLDRCQALSDYLVTIHGVKSSEVGLYVRRVRDLLGHGECIMGLTDSYPDGLEYVGKEGLCEVEKRCVEWRWKLKHKTHRLAQVHGDYHPWNVLFRKGVDFTVLDRSRGEWGEPADDVTAMTINYLFYSLQVYGRLAGPFETLFSRFWRNYLDKIGDEEILEVVQPFYAWRGLVIASPVWYPNLSLEVRTKLFNFIRNVLETERFDLEDVNSYIES; encoded by the coding sequence GGTGAGTTGGGTAAACGAAAAGTGGGAGCAAGGAAGCCTAGGAAGAAGTTGAAGGGTTTTGGTTACGGCGTTCCATATCGAGTCGAGTTTATGGTGAATGGAAAACTGAAACGTGTGATTCTGGAGACTATGCGGTCTAGCGGCTTCGGTCATAACCATTTTTCTGATCGAGCTCAGGTTTCGTTGTGGCAGCACTCCGTTTTTAACAGGTTGCCTAAACATGCTCGCTCCGTGGATGTTGGCGCTTTTACTAGGGAGGGTTCGTTGAAGTCTTTGGGTGATTGTACGGAGTTTTTCATTGTTATGGATATGGTGAGGGGTTGGCCTTATTTCAGGGATTTGGACAGGATTAGGGGGCGTGGGCGGTTGTCACGGTTGGATTTGGATCGCTGTCAGGCTTTGTCGGATTATTTGGTTACTATTCATGGAGTGAAGTCTAGCGAGGTTGGATTGTATGTGAGACGGGTTCGGGATTTATTGGGACACGGGGAGTGCATTATGGGTTTGACGGATAGCTATCCGGATGGGTTGGAATATGTTGGTAAGGAGGGTTTGTGTGAGGTTGAGAAGCGTTGTGTAGAGTGGAGGTGGAAGCTGAAGCATAAGACGCACCGTTTAGCACAGGTTCACGGGGACTATCACCCGTGGAATGTGCTGTTTCGGAAAGGCGTGGATTTTACGGTTTTGGATCGTAGCAGGGGCGAGTGGGGTGAACCGGCTGATGATGTGACTGCTATGACGATTAACTATCTGTTTTATTCGTTGCAGGTATATGGACGGTTAGCGGGTCCGTTTGAAACGTTGTTTAGCAGGTTTTGGAGAAATTATCTGGATAAAATAGGTGATGAGGAAATATTAGAGGTAGTGCAACCTTTTTATGCTTGGAGAGGGCTGGTGATAGCTTCGCCAGTTTGGTATCCGAATCTATCTTTGGAAGTGCGGACCAAGTTGTTTAATTTTATTAGAAATGTGCTTGAGACTGAGCGGTTTGATTTGGAGGATGTTAACTCTTACATTGAGAGTTAA
- a CDS encoding adenylyl-sulfate kinase, producing MTQLAGWCAWITGLPGSGKSVIAQALLRRLEQQGISAQLVSVDMLRKVVTPKPTYSEEERDMVYASIVFVSKLLTQNGVNVIIDATANRQRYRDHARKQIPRFIEAYVRCPLELCIEREAKRGKTFMAPRDIYKKAFTGKSTTVPGIGAPYEQPQNPEVTVDSNKQSPEECAEKIYKTLTRIFQT from the coding sequence ATGACTCAATTAGCTGGATGGTGCGCTTGGATAACCGGGCTTCCTGGAAGCGGTAAGTCAGTTATTGCCCAAGCATTGCTGAGGCGTTTGGAACAACAAGGTATCTCTGCACAACTTGTTTCTGTTGACATGCTACGTAAAGTTGTTACTCCTAAACCCACTTATTCTGAAGAAGAGCGCGACATGGTTTACGCCTCTATCGTCTTTGTCTCTAAGCTTCTCACCCAGAACGGCGTCAACGTCATCATCGACGCTACTGCCAACCGCCAACGATACCGAGACCACGCGAGAAAACAGATTCCACGCTTCATAGAAGCTTACGTCCGCTGTCCACTAGAACTCTGCATAGAAAGAGAGGCCAAACGAGGCAAAACGTTCATGGCGCCGAGAGACATCTACAAGAAAGCCTTCACAGGCAAAAGCACCACAGTGCCAGGCATAGGTGCTCCATACGAACAACCACAAAACCCAGAAGTCACGGTAGACTCGAACAAGCAAAGTCCAGAAGAGTGTGCAGAAAAAATCTACAAAACATTAACAAGAATATTCCAAACATAA